Genomic segment of Streptomyces longhuiensis:
AGACCTGGGTCGGGTCGATGAGGGCGAGGCGGTCGACCCGTTGCGGTGCGTGCAGGGCGTACCTGGCGGCGAGCCAGGCGCCGTACGAATGGCCGCACAGGTACGTGTGGGCGAGTTCGAGCCCGCCCAGCAGCGCGTCCAGCCAGGCCATCAGATCGTCGGCACTCTTCAACGGTGTGCCGCTGCGCTCAGTTCGGCCGGCATCGCCCAACAGGTCTACCGCATGGACCCGGTATCGCTCACCGAGAGCCGGTGCGTTGGCGAACCAGACCAGGCCGGTGGCGGAGCCGCCGGGCAGCAGGACCAGTGGCATGCCGTCTGCCGGTCCGTACACGTGGACCCGGGTGCGGCCGTAGGGGGTGGCGACGTCTCGCTCCTCGGTGGACTGGGGCCAGCGGGCGAGAAGGTTGTCGTAGGCGAGGTCGAAAGCGGGACGGGACACCGGCATTCCTCTCGTTGAGCGATAATCTCGTTCAGCGAGATATTACTCAGGACCCGAGGGAGTGTGCATGGACGATCAGAATCCAGTGATGCGGTTGGTTCACCTGCTGCGTGCGGTCACCGTGGAGTTCGACCTGCTCGGCGCGGAGTTCGCCTCCCGCCATGGGTTGCATCCCACCGATGTGCGAGCG
This window contains:
- a CDS encoding alpha/beta fold hydrolase, yielding MPVSRPAFDLAYDNLLARWPQSTEERDVATPYGRTRVHVYGPADGMPLVLLPGGSATGLVWFANAPALGERYRVHAVDLLGDAGRTERSGTPLKSADDLMAWLDALLGGLELAHTYLCGHSYGAWLAARYALHAPQRVDRLALIDPTQVFAGFRLGYLLRALPTLIRPSQARAHTFLAWETAGSHPDETWQRLYALATTVPGRKFVGGGRPRTADLNMPVLVLLAERSRAHHAATVADRARRTLKLGKVALLPTTTHHSLPLTAPKQLNDQLLDFLG